TCTATGAAAGTCACCATATGCATATGCTGTGCAATCTGCAGCTATGAGTAGATCGGCACCTTTTAAATACGGCGCTTTCGGATTTATCAAGCTTATCTGTACTGGCCACTGCATAAGTTCTGATTTAATGCCTTCCACCTGTTCTTTGGTAGATTCTCCATGCTCCCCTCTCTTATCCTCTACTGACTGCTCATCATATGGCTTGCTCTCACGCTGAATTATGGATATAGCTCCGGTAGGACATTCTGGCAAACAATCACCTAAGCCATCACAATATTCATCTCCCATGAGTCTAGCCTTCCCGTCTATTATATCTATGGCTCCCTCATGACAGGCCTGTGCACATATTCCGCATCCATTGCATTTTTCTTCGTCTATATTCACTATCTTTCTTATCAATTCTATTCACCCTTTCTTAAGTCCTTGAATCAATTATATTAAAATCCTTTTAATAAATCTGTATCATTTGTTACCAAATATATTGCTCCAAACATGGCAAAAG
This region of Xylanivirga thermophila genomic DNA includes:
- a CDS encoding ATP-binding protein, which translates into the protein MIRKIVNIDEEKCNGCGICAQACHEGAIDIIDGKARLMGDEYCDGLGDCLPECPTGAISIIQRESKPYDEQSVEDKRGEHGESTKEQVEGIKSELMQWPVQISLINPKAPYLKGADLLIAADCTAYAYGDFHRKFIKDRITLIGCPKLDDNEYYKEKLTEILSKNDVNSITVARMEVPCCGGIINAVRFAMLQSGTIVPYQEIVINNQGEIIS